In Trichocoleus desertorum NBK24, the following are encoded in one genomic region:
- a CDS encoding dipeptide epimerase, which yields MRIHVETFTVHKRFPLTISRGTTAQTTNVWVRVEQDGIVGWGEGSPFSVGEVPQTTEAIAQQLQQIVPALETFHPFDRQQIELVLREAQLPSAAHAALDIALLDWLGQKVQLPLWQLWGLNRDRIVPTSVTIGINPPEVAQQRVKDWLQLTSAKALKVKLGSPDGIAADQDMLVAIREVASPQIKLSIDANGGWSLTDAIKMSQWLEQQGVTYIEQPLRRGQEQDLPKLYERSPLPIFVDESCFTSRDIPALSDRVHGINIKLMKSGGLTEAMRMVHTARACGLQIMFGCYSDSGLLNTAAAQLSAYADYLDLDSHLNLLDAPFSGASLQDGRLLPNDSPGLGVQYAPQP from the coding sequence ATGCGAATTCACGTTGAAACCTTTACTGTTCACAAGCGATTTCCCCTCACCATCAGTCGAGGCACCACGGCTCAAACGACGAATGTATGGGTGCGGGTGGAACAGGATGGCATTGTAGGCTGGGGGGAAGGATCTCCTTTTTCCGTGGGAGAAGTGCCACAAACGACAGAGGCGATCGCTCAGCAGTTGCAACAGATAGTTCCCGCCCTAGAAACGTTTCATCCTTTCGATCGCCAGCAAATTGAACTGGTTTTACGGGAAGCTCAACTGCCTTCAGCGGCTCATGCAGCTTTAGATATCGCGTTGCTCGATTGGCTAGGTCAAAAAGTGCAGTTACCCCTGTGGCAGTTGTGGGGGCTAAATCGCGATCGCATTGTCCCGACATCCGTCACCATTGGCATAAATCCGCCAGAGGTAGCGCAGCAACGGGTTAAGGATTGGCTCCAACTCACTTCGGCAAAAGCTTTAAAGGTTAAGCTGGGTAGCCCCGATGGTATTGCTGCTGATCAGGATATGTTGGTTGCTATTCGTGAGGTCGCCTCCCCACAAATCAAACTCAGCATTGATGCCAATGGTGGCTGGAGCCTGACGGATGCGATCAAAATGAGTCAGTGGCTAGAGCAACAAGGTGTGACCTATATAGAGCAACCGCTGCGTCGAGGCCAGGAGCAAGACTTACCCAAACTGTACGAGCGATCGCCTTTGCCGATTTTTGTGGATGAAAGCTGTTTTACCAGTCGAGATATTCCTGCTCTCAGCGATCGCGTCCACGGCATTAATATCAAGCTGATGAAATCGGGTGGGCTAACGGAGGCGATGCGAATGGTGCATACGGCTCGCGCTTGTGGCCTCCAGATTATGTTTGGTTGCTATTCTGACAGTGGCTTGCTCAATACTGCTGCCGCTCAACTCTCCGCCTACGCGGATTATTTAGATTTAGATAGTCATTTGAATTTACTCGACGCTCCTTTCTCAGGTGCCAGCTTGCAGGATGGACGGTTACTGCCCAACGATTCGCCCGGTTTAGGAGTTCAATATGCGCCTCAGCCCTGA
- a CDS encoding alpha/beta fold hydrolase: MQVTQASSIAPVSGQYWQWRGQPIYYVRAGERSPHRPPLLLIHGFGASTFHWRKNVAGLSNDFEVWAIDLLGFGRSAKPNWQYSGELWRNQIHDFITEMIGQPTVLGGNSLGGYAALSVAAQHPEDAAGLVLFNSAGPFSDAQPTPKKDPIREVFGSFVQSLFQQPWASYLVFQYTRQRSVVRQTLQKVYLDQTAITDDLVDDILRAASDPGAADVFASVFKTPQGDKVDVLLGQLQCPLLMLWGEHDPWMNSRARSVKFRQHYPQLTEHFLNAGHCPHDEVPDQVNDLIRSWVNSLAS; this comes from the coding sequence ATGCAAGTTACCCAAGCCAGCAGCATTGCTCCCGTATCTGGTCAGTATTGGCAGTGGCGGGGCCAGCCAATCTACTATGTCCGAGCAGGCGAGCGATCGCCTCACCGTCCTCCATTGCTGTTGATCCACGGCTTTGGAGCCTCAACCTTCCATTGGCGCAAAAACGTAGCTGGGTTGAGTAACGATTTTGAAGTTTGGGCGATCGATTTGCTGGGCTTTGGGCGATCGGCAAAACCCAACTGGCAATATAGCGGTGAGCTGTGGCGAAACCAAATTCACGACTTCATCACCGAGATGATTGGCCAACCAACGGTTTTGGGAGGCAACTCTTTGGGAGGCTATGCGGCTTTGTCTGTGGCAGCCCAACACCCCGAAGATGCCGCAGGTTTGGTTCTGTTTAACAGTGCTGGCCCCTTTAGCGATGCTCAGCCTACCCCCAAGAAAGACCCGATCCGAGAAGTGTTTGGCAGCTTTGTGCAGTCATTATTCCAGCAACCTTGGGCTAGCTATCTGGTGTTTCAATACACCCGCCAGCGTTCTGTGGTGCGCCAGACGTTACAGAAGGTTTATCTCGATCAGACTGCTATCACGGATGATTTGGTCGATGATATTTTGCGGGCAGCCAGTGACCCCGGTGCCGCAGATGTATTTGCGTCGGTCTTTAAAACGCCCCAAGGTGACAAGGTAGATGTCTTGCTGGGGCAACTTCAGTGCCCTTTACTGATGCTCTGGGGTGAGCATGACCCTTGGATGAACTCTAGAGCCCGCAGCGTCAAGTTCCGTCAACACTACCCACAACTGACTGAGCATTTCCTGAATGCTGGCCATTGCCCTCATGACGAAGTGCCGGATCAAGTCAACGATCTAATTCGATCCTGGGTTAACTCCTTGGCGAGTTAG
- a CDS encoding helix-turn-helix domain-containing protein, producing MARPFHVEIQESVEYLEKSLHQARRVSQKEKLQMLWWLKSAQVQQHQELAQRLGRNPSTITRWLQQYRQGGISELLRLKKSPGRPPEMDDEMLRQLQERLAQPEGFKSYGEVEQWVRSELGKAVKYKTVHKTVRYRLKAKLKVPRPQSIQQDPQAVTLFKKTSPLPF from the coding sequence ATGGCACGCCCCTTTCACGTTGAAATTCAAGAGAGTGTGGAGTATCTCGAAAAGAGCTTGCACCAAGCCCGAAGAGTGAGCCAAAAAGAGAAACTACAAATGCTGTGGTGGCTCAAGAGTGCTCAAGTGCAGCAACATCAAGAACTTGCTCAACGCTTGGGCCGCAATCCTTCAACCATTACTCGCTGGCTGCAACAGTATCGCCAAGGAGGTATCAGTGAGTTGCTGCGCCTCAAGAAGTCACCGGGTCGTCCACCAGAAATGGATGATGAGATGCTGCGGCAACTGCAAGAGCGTTTGGCACAACCGGAGGGATTCAAAAGTTATGGGGAGGTCGAACAGTGGGTGCGAAGCGAATTGGGCAAAGCCGTGAAATACAAAACGGTGCATAAAACCGTGCGTTATCGGCTGAAAGCAAAATTGAAGGTGCCTCGTCCTCAAAGCATTCAGCAAGATCCGCAAGCAGTCACCTTGTTTAAAAAAACATCCCCCTTGCCCTTCTAA
- a CDS encoding transposase: MPNYHRAKVLGGTYFITQVTYQRQPWLCDEAARNALRSAILHVRKSYPFTIDAFVLLPDHFHALWTLPPNDSNLSIRLRLIKSFVTKQCGSQLGIDVDISQSRQMRQESNLWQRRFWEHVIRDATDFTNHCDYIHYNPVRHKLCQTPQQWLFSSVHRFNKQAP, from the coding sequence ATGCCCAATTACCACAGAGCGAAAGTTCTGGGCGGCACCTATTTTATTACCCAAGTAACCTACCAGCGACAGCCTTGGCTTTGTGATGAGGCTGCTCGCAATGCTCTCCGCTCCGCAATCCTTCACGTCCGCAAAAGCTACCCTTTCACGATCGATGCGTTTGTTCTTTTACCTGATCATTTTCATGCTCTGTGGACTTTGCCGCCTAATGATAGTAATTTATCAATTCGGTTGAGACTGATTAAATCTTTTGTCACTAAACAATGTGGAAGTCAATTAGGAATTGATGTTGATATTTCTCAATCACGTCAAATGCGACAAGAGAGCAACCTCTGGCAGCGACGCTTTTGGGAACATGTAATCCGGGATGCAACCGATTTCACGAACCACTGTGATTATATTCACTACAACCCAGTACGTCACAAGTTATGCCAAACTCCACAGCAATGGTTGTTTTCGAGTGTGCATCGGTTCAATAAACAAGCACCATAG
- a CDS encoding IS630 family transposase (programmed frameshift) → MSAPYSDDLRQKAIEAVKRGERKTTVSRMFNISRNTLDLWLKRERQTGDYGAITHYQQGCRHKITDWERFRAFIQQHGGKTQAELAKLWGEGVTQQNISDALRKLGLSRKKTYGYRERDEAKRQAFQERLKTKPEEARVYVDEAGIDNRDEYAYGYAPIGQRFYALRSGKRTERVSWIAALHQGKLFAPMTFVGSCNQNLFEMWLEECLVPQLKPGTAIMIDNASFHHSQRIDEIVAAAGCEIWYLPPYSPDLNPIEHWWFVLKNWMRQRWDEFDSFRDCVDAAFKSCPNVHP, encoded by the exons ATGTCAGCTCCCTACAGTGATGACCTGCGTCAAAAAGCGATTGAAGCGGTGAAGCGAGGAGAACGTAAGACAACGGTTAGCCGGATGTTTAACATCAGCCGCAATACCTTGGATCTGTGGCTCAAACGGGAGCGGCAAACCGGGGATTATGGGGCCATCACCCATTATCAGCAGGGATGTAGACATAAAATCACGGACTGGGAGCGCTTTCGAGCTTTTATTCAACAGCATGGTGGTAAAACCCAGGCAGAACTTGCCAAGCTGTGGGGTGAGGGGGTGACGCAACAGAATATTAGTGATGCCCTGCGCAAGCTGGGACTGAGTCGT AAAAAAACTTATGGCTATCGAGAACGAGATGAAGCCAAACGCCAAGCCTTTCAAGAGCGGTTAAAGACAAAGCCTGAGGAGGCCAGGGTCTATGTTGATGAAGCAGGCATCGACAATCGCGATGAGTATGCTTATGGGTACGCTCCGATTGGGCAACGCTTCTATGCTCTGAGGTCAGGTAAGCGGACAGAACGAGTGAGTTGGATTGCGGCCCTCCACCAAGGCAAGCTGTTTGCTCCGATGACTTTTGTTGGTTCTTGCAACCAGAACTTGTTTGAGATGTGGTTGGAGGAGTGCCTGGTTCCTCAACTCAAGCCAGGCACAGCCATCATGATTGACAATGCTAGCTTTCACCACTCTCAGCGCATTGATGAGATCGTAGCAGCGGCGGGCTGTGAGATCTGGTATTTACCTCCGTATTCTCCAGACCTCAACCCGATAGAGCATTGGTGGTTTGTCCTGAAAAACTGGATGCGACAGCGGTGGGATGAATTCGATAGCTTTCGCGATTGTGTGGATGCTGCCTTCAAGAGCTGTCCTAATGTGCATCCGTAA
- a CDS encoding type II toxin-antitoxin system RelE/ParE family toxin, which yields MQSEPPDQTFPEPIELEQQDGETIVRIELTPEFQQNLRKLAKRYRNIRFDIQPVIQEIQIGNLIGDRLTNTGKDYVVFKARIQNRDIQKGKSAGYRLIYQLESSTSVLLLTIYSKSDRDDISATEVRAILDKFYEGD from the coding sequence ATGCAGAGTGAACCACCTGACCAGACATTTCCCGAACCTATAGAACTAGAGCAACAGGATGGGGAAACTATTGTGCGGATCGAGCTTACTCCTGAATTCCAGCAAAATCTGCGCAAATTAGCAAAGCGCTATCGAAATATTAGGTTTGATATCCAGCCTGTTATCCAAGAAATACAGATTGGGAACTTGATTGGCGATCGCCTGACTAATACCGGTAAAGATTACGTTGTCTTCAAAGCTAGAATTCAGAACCGGGATATTCAAAAGGGTAAAAGTGCTGGCTATCGTTTGATTTATCAACTTGAATCGTCAACAAGCGTACTGCTTCTAACGATTTACTCAAAATCAGATCGGGATGATATTAGCGCTACCGAGGTTCGCGCTATCTTAGACAAGTTTTACGAAGGCGATTAA
- a CDS encoding DUF1611 domain-containing protein, whose translation MRLSPEHRVAILLHEGIRGSQGKTGLSLLRYSDANIVAVIDQQCAGESLPDLTGIHRTASIVASVAEALAYKPDVLAIGIAPSGGILPEAWRQEIQQAIAAGISVANGLHTPLAQDPELQALLRPDQWIWDMRQEPAGLTVGTGVARSLDCLRVLLVGTDMSVGKMSTALELHQTALQRGLRAKFLATGQAGMMLTGDGIPLDAIRVDFAAGAVEQLVLRLGADQEIVFVEGQGSLLNPASTATLPLLRGSQPTHLVLVHRAGQTHIRNLPHVLIPPLPQVVELYETLATAGRAFAPAKVVAIALNTAHLDTAAAKQAIEQTQQETGLPCTDPVRFRADLLLDAILGDR comes from the coding sequence ATGCGCCTCAGCCCTGAACATCGCGTCGCCATTCTGCTTCACGAGGGAATTCGAGGCTCTCAGGGCAAAACAGGGTTGTCTCTCCTGCGCTACAGCGATGCCAACATTGTGGCGGTGATCGATCAGCAGTGTGCCGGAGAATCCTTGCCCGATTTGACTGGCATTCACCGCACCGCATCCATTGTGGCGTCTGTCGCTGAGGCTCTAGCTTATAAGCCCGATGTTTTGGCGATCGGGATTGCGCCTTCTGGTGGCATTTTGCCAGAGGCTTGGCGACAAGAAATTCAGCAGGCGATCGCGGCAGGCATTTCCGTAGCGAATGGCTTGCATACTCCCCTGGCCCAAGACCCAGAACTCCAAGCGCTCCTCCGCCCAGATCAGTGGATTTGGGACATGCGCCAAGAGCCAGCAGGCTTAACGGTAGGGACTGGAGTGGCGCGATCGCTGGATTGCTTGCGGGTGCTGCTGGTGGGCACCGACATGAGCGTGGGCAAAATGTCTACTGCTTTGGAACTGCACCAAACTGCGCTACAACGGGGATTACGGGCTAAGTTCCTCGCTACAGGTCAGGCGGGCATGATGTTGACAGGAGACGGGATTCCCCTAGATGCAATCCGGGTTGATTTTGCTGCTGGCGCTGTGGAACAGTTGGTGCTGCGTTTGGGTGCAGACCAAGAGATTGTATTTGTGGAAGGCCAAGGTTCGTTGCTTAACCCTGCCTCTACCGCGACTTTACCGTTGTTGCGCGGTTCTCAGCCCACCCATCTGGTGCTGGTACATCGGGCAGGACAAACTCATATTCGTAACCTCCCACATGTGCTGATTCCACCATTACCGCAGGTGGTTGAGCTGTATGAAACTTTGGCAACCGCAGGAAGAGCCTTTGCACCTGCCAAAGTGGTAGCGATCGCCCTCAACACGGCTCACCTAGATACAGCTGCCGCCAAGCAAGCAATTGAGCAAACCCAACAAGAAACGGGCCTCCCTTGTACCGATCCAGTGCGGTTCCGCGCCGATTTATTGTTAGATGCAATTTTGGGCGATCGCTAG
- a CDS encoding HEAT repeat domain-containing protein has protein sequence MNPNYAPPVDQLLSFGDCRESMAEWPNYLQELGLGPEHIPDLIRMVTDEELWTTESEGLEVWAPIHAWRSLGQLQAEAAIEPLLGLLHWIDDEDSDWVGEELPKVFGMIGAAAIPALSAYLSDKTHGLWARTAASGALGEIGKQHPEARDQCVAAIANQLDQFTKNNPILNGMMIASLLRMKALEAAPIMEKAFAANRVDDTIVGDWDDVQVSLGLASKLEVRQRRFEAAQRPVVDFSTVAKPKQEVSGFGSSSSDKSKKKGKKKK, from the coding sequence ATGAACCCAAATTATGCTCCTCCCGTTGATCAACTCCTCAGCTTTGGTGATTGTCGAGAGTCGATGGCAGAATGGCCCAATTATCTTCAAGAGTTAGGGCTAGGGCCAGAGCATATTCCAGACTTGATTCGAATGGTTACGGATGAAGAGTTATGGACGACCGAGTCCGAAGGTTTAGAAGTTTGGGCACCGATTCACGCTTGGCGATCGCTCGGTCAACTCCAAGCTGAAGCCGCGATCGAACCTTTACTAGGCTTGCTGCATTGGATAGACGACGAAGACAGCGATTGGGTTGGGGAAGAATTACCTAAAGTCTTTGGGATGATTGGGGCCGCAGCGATTCCAGCCCTCAGTGCCTACTTATCAGATAAAACTCATGGGCTGTGGGCACGAACAGCAGCCTCAGGTGCTTTAGGGGAGATTGGTAAGCAACACCCAGAAGCACGAGATCAATGTGTAGCTGCGATCGCGAACCAACTCGACCAGTTCACCAAAAATAACCCCATCCTCAACGGCATGATGATTGCAAGCTTGCTGCGTATGAAAGCTCTAGAAGCAGCCCCAATCATGGAAAAAGCTTTTGCTGCAAATCGCGTAGATGACACGATCGTTGGTGACTGGGATGATGTGCAAGTAAGTTTAGGGTTAGCCTCCAAGCTAGAGGTGCGCCAACGCCGATTTGAAGCTGCTCAACGCCCAGTTGTTGATTTCTCTACAGTCGCTAAACCCAAGCAAGAAGTTTCGGGTTTCGGCTCATCCTCCTCCGACAAATCCAAGAAAAAAGGCAAGAAGAAAAAATAG
- a CDS encoding IS630 family transposase: MQNLFGQGKRLRYLCQDEMRLGLKTETGRVITACGVKPMAKVAWKRDNFWVYGVVEPLSGWHFKQEYTQLNSEQFQSFLDALSTELGEDRALIQLDRAQAHQAQSLRWAENLIPVLQPAHSPELNPAERLWQYLKSQLEGEHFTTIAQMQKRLSQILGELLPEQVASLTSYDFILEALFYAALN, from the coding sequence TTGCAGAACCTGTTTGGTCAAGGCAAACGGTTGCGGTATTTGTGCCAAGATGAGATGCGCTTGGGACTGAAAACGGAGACAGGGCGAGTCATCACTGCTTGTGGAGTGAAGCCGATGGCGAAAGTAGCGTGGAAGCGAGATAACTTCTGGGTCTATGGAGTCGTTGAACCGCTGAGTGGATGGCACTTTAAGCAGGAGTATACTCAGCTCAACTCTGAGCAGTTTCAATCCTTCCTAGATGCACTTTCAACGGAACTTGGCGAGGATCGGGCACTGATTCAATTAGACCGAGCGCAAGCGCATCAAGCTCAGAGTTTGCGTTGGGCAGAGAATCTGATTCCGGTACTGCAACCTGCTCACTCACCAGAGTTGAATCCAGCAGAACGATTGTGGCAGTATCTCAAATCTCAGCTAGAGGGCGAGCACTTCACAACGATCGCACAGATGCAGAAGCGATTGAGCCAGATTTTAGGCGAACTCCTTCCCGAACAAGTCGCTTCATTGACCAGTTATGATTTCATTTTAGAAGCCCTATTCTATGCAGCCTTAAATTGA